A region from the Salvia splendens isolate huo1 chromosome 15, SspV2, whole genome shotgun sequence genome encodes:
- the LOC121766418 gene encoding F-box/kelch-repeat protein SKIP25-like codes for MRTKNDLHYEIVHHNQSFFFPTSITSPMTNPISTTTLDHQISAAKRPKHHNEDAADHRHQPLLTGIPDHLSQICLSLVPPSKLYAVCSSWRRLIWSPSFPPFLSLYALLLPADNLHHHHLFSNSLQFASFDPISAKWQPLPPPPPDWQLRFLFRHPSFISRRIPVQSVAVAGKLVFLAASNDDFLPALSQPLIFDPLSRNWTLGPPLAAPRRWCAAGASRGAVFVASGVGSQYNTDVARSVEKWDVDSLNHHQPPLRRRWTWQKMRNLKDGKFSRDAIDGVGWRGKLCMVNVSGDAAKEGIIYDIEKDSWGEMPEGMLAGWRGPAAAMDEETIYAVDESKGLLKKYDHAKDAWAHLVVDDRLKGVHHLAAAGGKVCGSAADGSTIVVVDVAAPPPARLWEVDAPPGFQISALYILPRLSNNAT; via the exons ATGAGAACGAAAAATGACTTGCATTATGAAATAGTGCATCACAATCAAAGTTTCTTCTTTCCTACTTCCATTACCTCTCCGATGACCAATCCCATCTCCACCACAACTCTCGACCATCAAATCTCCGCCGCTAAAAGGCCAAAGCACCACAACGAAGATGCCGCGGACCACCGCCACCAGCCGCTACTCACCGGAATCCCCGATCACCTAAGCCAAATCTGCCTCTCTCTCGTTCCCCCTTCCAAACTCTACGCCGTCTGCAGCTCTTGGCGCCGCCTAATTTGGTCTCCCTCTTTccccccttttctctctctctacgccCTACTTCTCCCCGCCGAtaacctccaccaccaccacctcttcTCCAATTCCCTACAATTCGCCTCCTTTGATCCGATCTCCGCCAAATGGCAGCCGCTCCCCCCGCCGCCGCCGGATTGGCAGCTCAGATTCCTCTTCCGCCACCCTTCCTTCATCTCGCGGAGGATCCCCGTCCAatccgtcgccgtcgccggcaAGCTCGTCTTCCTCGCCGCCTCCAACGACGACTTCCTCCCCGCCCTATCGCAGCCCCTGATTTTCGATCCGCTTTCGAGAAATTGGACGCTCGGACCGCCGCTCGCCGCCCCCCGCCGGTGGTGCGCCGCCGGCGCTTCTCGCGGCGCCGTCTTCGTCGCCAGCGGCGTCGGATCTCAATACAACACCGACGTCGCCAGATCGGTCGAGAAGTGGGATGTAGACTCGCTAAACCACCACCAACCGCCGCTCCGCCGCCGCTGGACTTGGCAGAAGATGCGAAATCTCAAAGACG GGAAATTCAGCCGCGACGCGATCGACGGCGTGGGATGGAGGGGGAAATTGTGCATGGTGAACGTGAGCGGCGACGCGGCGAAGGAGGGGATAATTTACGACATCGAGAAGGATTCGTGGGGGGAGATGCCGGAGGGGATGCTGGCGGGGTGGAGAGGGCCGGCGGCGGCGATGGATGAGGAAACGATCTACGCCGTCGACGAATCAAAAGGCCTCCTAAAAAAATACGATCACGCCAAAGACGCGTGGGCCCACCTGGTGGTGGATGATAGGCTTAAAGGCGTGCACCACCTCGCCGCAGCCGGCGGCAAGGTCTGCGGATCCGCCGCCGACGGCAGCACCATTGTGGTGGTCGATGTGGCGGCGCCTCCTCCTGCCCGGCTATGGGAGGTGGATGCGCCGCCTGGATTCCAAATCTCGGCGCTTTATATATTGCCTCGATTGAGCAACAATGCTACCTGA